CCCCTAAATTTATTTATGGAGAAGCAAAAAAAATGTATAACGATAGCGCAGCGTAAAGCCTTCTCTACGAGACGCTACGCGAACGGCATGGCTTCTCTACGAGATGCTGCGCGAACGCTTAGAGCGAGTCTTCTCCCTTGGCGTTAGCCTCTCCCTTTGGGAGAAGGGGAGACGCTAAGAGCGATAGCGCCGGCGGCAAGCGAGTCATCGAGCGTCACGAGCGTCGTGGCACAGTGAACCAGCGCTGTAGGTAGCTTTCCCGCCGTAGGCGACTGCTTTTCCCGTTGGGCTACGAAGTCCGTTTATAAGCCCCTAAATCTATTTATGGGGATCATTAATTTTGAATTTTGAATTCGGAGCGAAGCGACATGACCAGTTTATTTACTCCTAACTCCACATCCACTGTGGAACTCAAGCCTAGTTACAATATACCTATAGTGTTGGTAATTGCCGCGATTCCACTACTTTTGGTACAACCGTGGGTAGGCTCCATTTTCACATTGTTTGGTTTGTTTCTCATGTTTCAGGCTTTAACGGTGCGTTTGCAATTTACTGTCACCGACTTAGATATTTACAGAAGTGAAAAGTTGATTCGGCGCTTTCCCTACCAGGAATGGCAAAACTGGCGGATATTCTGGAATAGAGTCCCCATCCTGTTTTACTTTAAAGAAATTAAAAGCATTCACTTTTTGCCGATTTTATTTGACCCCAAGACCTTGAAAACTTGCTTAGAACAACGTTGTCCGCGTTTTTAGGGCGGAGTGCAATCTGTGCTGAGTCGTTTTGATATAAACTCGTAACTTAGCACTCATGCTCAGGATTTTT
This Nostoc sp. C052 DNA region includes the following protein-coding sequences:
- a CDS encoding DUF3119 family protein → MTSLFTPNSTSTVELKPSYNIPIVLVIAAIPLLLVQPWVGSIFTLFGLFLMFQALTVRLQFTVTDLDIYRSEKLIRRFPYQEWQNWRIFWNRVPILFYFKEIKSIHFLPILFDPKTLKTCLEQRCPRF